The proteins below come from a single Numenius arquata chromosome 19, bNumArq3.hap1.1, whole genome shotgun sequence genomic window:
- the DYNC2I2 gene encoding cytoplasmic dynein 2 intermediate chain 2, protein MGTGGAAVGLLGPRPPLAAMFADRTVAGAEVESLWRSARTARCEAKSCQTGKISTVEAAVQSHSSRDAGVQTDQSKDAVQDFQQEVQVDYTSLLSFLQSVEDAVIKELNKNWKSRAFDGFAVNWTDQNETVLCLHTLSYPEAQDQNLQVTSVSWNATGAVVACSYGRLDGGDWSTEKSYVCTWNLDRRGLKPQRPDLVVDVPSSVMCLAFHPSQPALIAGGLFSGELVVWDTSRTEDPVLWRTGLTDDTHTDPVYQVDWLPDAKHRNHHRLLSVSTDGKILVWKEERDGRLALAEGFAVVAQQVPRNAQLKKLAWGEAAVGVTSLSFSHFDPRVFVVGVEGGYSLKCSMAAETPALHRTGSSVPLRAPAELAFSPHGGPVYSVSCSPFHRNLFLSCGTDGQVHLHSMLQTQPLLSLQLSKKYLFCVRWSPVRPLVFAAASGEGDVHLFDFEKSSQKPALSIKQAAGDRPVYSVEFNPKQTRLLAAGDAAGTVRVWQLSSDFTEQGPREMNHLEQLASEITD, encoded by the exons ATGGGAACCGGCGGAGCGGCGGTGGGACTCCTCGGGCCGCGACCCCCGCTCGCCGCCATGTTCGCGGACCGGACGGTGGCCGGCGCCGAGGTGGAGTCGCTGTGGAGGAGCGCCCGGACTGCGCGCTGCGAGGCG AAAAGCTGCCAGACTGGGAAAATTTCGACAGTAGAAGCTGCTGTACAATCTCATAGTAGCCGAGATGCTGGTGTGCAGACAGATCAAAGTAAAGATGCTGTCCAAGACTTCCAGCAAGAAGTCCAAGTGGACTACACTAGCCTTCTGTCGTTCCTTCAGAGCGTGGAGGATGCCGTTATCAAAGAGCTAAATAAGAACTGGAAGAGCCGTGCCTTTGATGGCTTTGCAGTGAACTGGACAGATCAGAACGAAACA GTGTTGTGTTTGCATACGTTGTCATACCCAGAGGCTCAGGATCAAAACCTACAGGTTACCAGCGTCTCATGGAATGCAACCGGAGCCGTTGTCGCATGTTCCTATGGCCG GTTGGATGGTGGGGACTGGAGCACAGAAAAATCCTACGTCTGTACCTGGAATCTGGACAGAAGGGGGTTGAAGCCGCAGCGCCCTGACCTGGTGGTGGATGTTCCCAGTTCTGTCATGTGCCTGGCTTTCCATCCCTCCCAGCCGGCGCTGATTGCTG GTGGCCTGTTCAGCGGGGAGCTGGTGGTGTGGGACACCAGCAGAACAGAAGACCCCGTGCTCTGGAGGACGGGGCTGACGGATGATACTCACACCGATCCAGTCTATCAG GTTGACTGGTTACCTGACGCCAAGCACAGAAACCACCACCGGCTGTTGAGCGTGTCGACGGACGGAAAGATCCTGGTGTGGAAGGAGGAGCGAGATGGTCGTCTGGCCTTGGCCGAAGGGTTCGCCGTGGTGGCTCAGCAGGTCCCGCGCAACGCTCAGCTGAAGAAG TTGGCCTGGGGAGAGGCGGccgtgggtgtgacctccctctccttctcacaCTTTGATCCCCGCGTGTTCGTTGTGGGTGTGGAAGGCGGATATTCCCTCAAGTGCTCCATGGCAGCAGAGACGCCGGCTCTCCATCGCACGGGCAGTTCTGTTCCCCTCAGGGCACCGGCAGAGCTCGCCTTCTCCCCACACGGTGGCCCCGTCTACTCCGTGAGCTGCTCGCCCTTCCACAG gaACCTCTTTCTGAGCTGTGGGACTGACGGACAAGTTCATTTGCACTCCATGTTGCAGACACaacccctcctttcccttcagtTATCAAAGAAATACCTCTTCTGTGTCCGCTGGTCTCCAGTTCGACCACTGGTCTTCGCAGCTGCCTCTGGGGAAG GAGACGTGCACCTGTTTGACTTCGAGAAGAGTTCGCAGAAGCCGGCCCTTTCCATAAAGCAGGCCGCGGGTGACCGTCCCGTGTACTCTGTAGAATTTAACCCCAAGCAAACtcggctcctggcagcaggggaTGCTGCCGGTACGGTCAGAGTCTGGCAGCTGAGCTCGGACTTCACCGAGCAGGGACCCAGGGAAATGAATCACCTGGAGCAGCTGGCAAGCGAGATCACGGACTAA